From Oncorhynchus mykiss isolate Arlee chromosome 6, USDA_OmykA_1.1, whole genome shotgun sequence, the proteins below share one genomic window:
- the b3galt8 gene encoding beta-1,3-galactosyltransferase 2, which yields MLKTSYWRLVKYFIIAGVLTVVVNILLNKKAQPKTDLSTPSPLSQELYKVISPKTYKYVLNHVSVCKERSPFLVLMVPVAPSDGLSRDAIRKTWGRPGLISNVDILTLFYVGLPAEGQSSHIQQDLEKESKEHADIIQMDFLDSYHNLTIKSMMIMDWLATHCQGASYAMKVDTDVFVNVFYLVNKLLVRGGPLRHKYITGSVISDGRPRRDRKSKWHLSEDIYPEDTFPPYVSGAGYVFSIDLANRISWASRFVRPIPLEDVYVGLCLRVLGVRPVYSQTLLPPRNLFEINRLDYETCTYATRVIVTGFKPHELLDIWGDFQKSHLTC from the coding sequence ATGCTTAAAACGTCTTACTGGAGGTTAGTGAAGTATTTTATCATTGCAGGTGTACTCACAGTTGTTGTTAATATCTTACTGAACAAAAAAGCTCAGCCAAAGACGGATTTATCAACACCAAGTCCTCTGTCTCAGGAACTTTACAAGGTGATTTCCCCAAAGACCTACAAATACGTTCTcaaccatgtgtctgtgtgtaaggaAAGAAGCCCATTTCTGGTGCTAATGGTTCCAGTGGCACCCTCTGATGGGTTGTCCAGGGATGCTATCAGAAAGACATGGGGCAGACCAGGCCTCATCTCTAATGTGGATATCCTCACTTTGTTCTATGTGGGCTTGCCCGCGGAGGGACAAAGCTCCCACATTCAACAGGACCTGGAGAAGGAGAGCAAAGAACACGCTGACATCATCCAAATGGACTTCCTGGACAGCTACCACAACCTGACCATCAAGTCCATGATGATCATGGACTGGCTCGCCACCCACTGTCAGGGTGCCTCTTATGCGATGAAGGTGGACACAGACGTTTTCGTCAACGTGTTCTACCTGGTCAATAAGCTGTTAGTTAGAGGTGGCCCTCTCAGGCATAAGTACATCACAGGCTCAGTCATCAGTGACGGCAGGCCTCGTAGGGATAGGAAGAGCAAGTGGCATCTGTCTGAGGACATTTACCCCGAAGACACGTTCCCCCCATATGTCTCTGGAGCAGGGTATGTCTTCTCTATTGACCTGGCCAACAGGATCTCATGGGCATCCAGGTTTGTGAGACCCATCCCCCTGGAGGATGTCTATGTGGGGTTGTGTCTCCGGGTACTAGGGGTCCGGCCTGTGTACTCTCAAACGCTGCTTCCTCCCAGGAACTTGTTTGAGATCAATCGGTTGGATTATGAGACGTGTACGTATGCCACGCGGGTCATTGTCACTGGATTTAAGCCACATGAGCTGCTGGACATTTGGGGTGACTTTCAGAAAAGCCATCTCACCTGCTGA